The Natronoglycomyces albus genome has a segment encoding these proteins:
- a CDS encoding GOLPH3/VPS74 family protein, with translation MRLADELFFVSLNSVTGQPVIPVSIASMGMAAGLLAELVMERHITVDKKGQPIVLDSSPPSDSLAHNILDRLKAESATHTLDIWVAYLGIEAYRQVGSRMEIAGVVEHSTQRKLLKRIHVYTPRDTNFASWPSVRLRRHLQQASRVPITDAFLLGVCKHIGLEGHLLQTAPPTARTRLAAIAGSLPDELAAIVKHTEVAVGSAVLTHRT, from the coding sequence TTGCGACTTGCCGATGAGCTGTTTTTCGTGTCGCTCAACAGCGTCACCGGCCAGCCTGTAATCCCCGTCAGCATCGCTTCAATGGGGATGGCAGCTGGCCTGCTGGCCGAGCTGGTCATGGAACGACACATCACCGTGGACAAAAAAGGCCAACCGATCGTCCTCGACTCCTCCCCTCCCTCTGATTCCCTGGCACACAACATCCTCGACCGCCTCAAAGCCGAAAGCGCGACCCACACCCTCGACATCTGGGTCGCCTATCTAGGCATTGAGGCCTACCGACAAGTCGGATCTCGCATGGAAATCGCCGGAGTCGTCGAGCACTCCACCCAGCGCAAGCTCCTCAAACGCATCCATGTCTATACCCCCCGCGATACCAACTTCGCCTCTTGGCCCAGCGTCCGACTCCGCCGCCACCTGCAACAAGCCTCCCGAGTTCCCATCACCGACGCCTTCCTACTGGGCGTGTGCAAACACATTGGACTCGAAGGACACCTTCTACAAACGGCCCCACCCACCGCACGAACCCGTCTCGCGGCCATCGCAGGCTCCCTGCCCGACGAACTGGCCGCCATCGTCAAACACACCGAAGTCGCCGTCGGCTCAGCAGTGCTCACGCACCGCACCTAG
- a CDS encoding APC family permease, with amino-acid sequence MPSVIFFVLTAATPFTVIAGVVTTGFAMTGLIGIPTAFLVIGALLILFAVGYVTMARHVNNAGAFYAFIARGIGRPLGVGASWIALLSYNALQIGLYGLLGYTAQGLLLDWFAIDIAWWVLALGSWAIVAFLGIQQVDLNGKVLAVLLVLEIAIIAVYSFSSVANPAGGSISFATLAPNELFGPGLGAMLILGILGFIGFEAATVFSEESKDPARTVPRATYLSVLILAVLYTFASWAMTVGTGADNIVERSRDEEITVLFNLAGEQLGVAMVNIGWALLLTSVLAAMISFHNTTARYMFSLGRERVLPAALGRTSQRSSSPVVASLTQSAIGFIVILIYGLGGLDPLVELFFFAGTAGGLGILMLITTTSVSVVWYFWKDKRGESSLRTRVAPIAASLVLFVVMYLAVSHFGELLGAEEGSPLPWLIPTIFVAAALGGIVWGLVLRATRPDVYATIGMGAKAVLSEATPDDEGTEDKVAEPAGMGGR; translated from the coding sequence ATCCCGTCCGTCATCTTCTTCGTCCTCACCGCAGCCACCCCCTTCACCGTCATCGCTGGTGTCGTGACCACTGGTTTCGCCATGACCGGGCTCATTGGCATTCCCACTGCGTTTCTGGTCATTGGCGCGCTATTGATCCTGTTCGCAGTGGGCTATGTGACCATGGCTCGCCATGTCAACAACGCTGGCGCCTTCTACGCCTTCATCGCGCGAGGTATCGGCCGTCCTCTGGGTGTCGGCGCATCGTGGATTGCGCTGTTGTCCTATAACGCGCTGCAGATTGGCCTATACGGGCTCCTGGGATACACCGCCCAGGGTCTCCTACTTGACTGGTTCGCCATCGACATCGCCTGGTGGGTACTCGCCCTTGGCTCGTGGGCCATCGTCGCTTTCTTGGGAATCCAGCAAGTTGACCTCAACGGCAAGGTGCTCGCCGTCCTGTTGGTACTCGAGATCGCCATCATCGCCGTGTACTCATTCTCATCGGTGGCCAACCCGGCCGGTGGCAGCATTAGCTTTGCCACCCTAGCGCCCAATGAGCTTTTCGGTCCCGGTCTCGGCGCGATGCTCATCCTGGGCATCCTCGGCTTCATCGGGTTCGAAGCCGCCACCGTGTTCAGCGAAGAGAGCAAAGACCCCGCCCGCACCGTCCCACGTGCGACCTACCTGTCCGTGTTGATTCTGGCGGTGCTCTACACATTCGCTTCTTGGGCCATGACCGTCGGAACTGGAGCTGACAACATCGTAGAGCGCTCCCGCGACGAGGAAATCACCGTGCTGTTCAACCTCGCAGGGGAGCAGTTGGGCGTGGCCATGGTCAACATCGGCTGGGCACTGCTACTGACCAGCGTGCTGGCCGCGATGATCAGCTTCCACAACACCACTGCCCGCTACATGTTCTCCTTGGGACGTGAACGGGTCTTGCCCGCCGCGCTGGGACGAACCTCGCAGCGGTCCTCCTCCCCTGTTGTCGCTTCGCTGACGCAAAGCGCGATCGGATTCATCGTCATTCTTATCTACGGTCTCGGTGGGCTCGACCCGCTGGTGGAACTGTTCTTCTTCGCCGGAACTGCCGGGGGCCTGGGCATCCTCATGCTCATCACCACCACCTCGGTCTCGGTCGTGTGGTACTTCTGGAAGGACAAGCGCGGCGAAAGCTCTCTGCGGACTCGCGTTGCCCCCATCGCGGCCTCACTGGTGCTCTTCGTCGTCATGTACCTGGCCGTGTCGCACTTTGGCGAACTCCTAGGGGCAGAAGAGGGCTCGCCGCTGCCATGGCTCATCCCGACCATCTTTGTCGCCGCCGCGCTCGGGGGCATAGTGTGGGGACTGGTTCTCCGCGCGACTAGGCCCGACGTCTACGCCACCATCGGTATGGGCGCAAAGGCCGTCCTCTCCGAAGCCACACCCGACGATGAGGGAACCGAAGACAAGGTGGCCGAACCGGCCGGGATGGGAGGACGCTGA
- a CDS encoding GNAT family N-acetyltransferase: protein MKDSVTRATISECSQVAQLIAEAFHALDVAKWLVPDADERARVLPRNFAIVAEHALRHGSVYWSAERDAVAVWFPHDGEPLPEIEDYDQRLLAACGEATPRFQVLDGHFDKAHPHEPHHYAAMLAVSPSRQGRGLGGSLLSHHLDQLDRTGTPAYLEAACARSRELYLRLGFKDLEPFTLPDGPTMYPMWRPAQG from the coding sequence ATGAAGGACTCTGTCACCCGCGCGACCATCTCGGAGTGTTCGCAGGTGGCCCAGCTTATCGCCGAGGCATTCCATGCTCTCGATGTCGCCAAGTGGCTGGTCCCCGATGCCGACGAGCGTGCCCGCGTCCTGCCGCGGAACTTCGCGATCGTCGCCGAGCACGCACTACGCCACGGCAGTGTCTACTGGAGCGCCGAACGCGATGCGGTGGCGGTGTGGTTTCCTCACGACGGGGAACCGCTGCCGGAGATTGAGGACTACGACCAGCGCCTTCTCGCCGCCTGTGGAGAGGCGACCCCACGTTTCCAGGTCCTCGATGGCCACTTTGACAAGGCACATCCTCACGAGCCACATCACTACGCGGCGATGCTGGCCGTCTCACCGTCGAGACAAGGGCGCGGACTGGGAGGCTCACTGTTGAGCCATCATCTCGACCAGCTCGATCGGACCGGGACGCCCGCGTACCTGGAGGCCGCGTGTGCACGCAGCCGTGAACTGTATTTGCGGCTGGGCTTTAAGGATTTGGAGCCGTTCACGCTCCCCGATGGCCCCACCATGTATCCCATGTGGAGGCCCGCTCAGGGTTGA
- a CDS encoding M23 family metallopeptidase, giving the protein MKTRTEPMPTKDHPPKRVRIAKPLIATAVLVSTTFSAPYAKAEDNSGPDLTEAVTAQMHRQHGNDAAESYGLGGAAQLPAPLVEPYRVSADGQWTFGGSVYLLPEWVHATPVTALFVAREVAGEWEVALQSGGEFAQLMEEAPVDLFPDAREKSALTSSNLRGLARPGLALPWAEDQGGWRHWGVHGNGGNTRPFNAIDFYGGDGKTRASADGFLYRFCGTVNPYIEIHHVNGWRTGYYHLRNQTDVPSGSFVKRYDFLGEIGEELPCGGRANGDHVHWTLWHESEGQVVQDRVIGGWTWHEERAYRGWAQRGNERIGHSDCCLVNYGPFDGYIFNR; this is encoded by the coding sequence ATGAAGACACGCACCGAGCCCATGCCCACCAAGGACCATCCGCCCAAGCGCGTTCGGATCGCCAAACCGCTGATCGCGACCGCTGTCCTAGTGTCCACCACTTTCAGCGCCCCCTATGCCAAAGCTGAGGACAACTCAGGGCCGGATTTGACCGAAGCGGTGACCGCGCAGATGCACCGGCAACATGGAAACGATGCTGCCGAAAGCTACGGATTGGGAGGCGCGGCGCAGCTGCCGGCGCCTTTGGTGGAACCGTACCGAGTGTCCGCCGATGGACAATGGACCTTCGGTGGCTCGGTGTACCTGTTGCCCGAATGGGTCCACGCCACGCCAGTGACGGCGCTGTTCGTAGCGCGTGAGGTCGCAGGTGAGTGGGAGGTCGCCTTGCAGTCCGGTGGTGAGTTCGCCCAGCTGATGGAGGAGGCTCCCGTCGATTTGTTCCCCGACGCTCGGGAGAAGAGTGCTCTCACCTCAAGCAACTTGCGTGGATTGGCCCGGCCCGGATTGGCCTTGCCGTGGGCAGAGGACCAAGGTGGATGGCGGCATTGGGGCGTTCATGGAAATGGCGGCAACACACGACCGTTCAACGCGATTGACTTCTACGGTGGAGACGGGAAGACTCGGGCCTCGGCCGATGGCTTCCTCTATCGATTTTGCGGCACGGTGAATCCCTATATAGAGATTCATCATGTGAATGGGTGGCGGACTGGTTATTACCATTTGCGCAATCAAACCGACGTACCCTCGGGGTCGTTTGTGAAGCGCTATGACTTTCTAGGGGAGATCGGTGAGGAGCTTCCGTGTGGCGGACGAGCCAACGGCGATCACGTTCACTGGACGTTGTGGCATGAAAGTGAGGGCCAGGTAGTCCAGGATCGGGTGATTGGCGGCTGGACCTGGCACGAGGAGCGGGCCTACCGAGGTTGGGCTCAGCGTGGAAATGAGCGCATCGGGCATTCGGATTGCTGTCTGGTCAACTACGGCCCCTTCGATGGCTATATTTTCAACCGGTAG
- a CDS encoding aldo/keto reductase, whose translation MNTTIATTTLGTNGPTVGMQGLGCMGMSAFYGPSDDRASRATLEAALERGVTMFDTADMYGNGANEEFLSPFFRAHRDRVFLATKFGIRQRSTDVMDREIKGDRNYVRHAAEESLRRLGTDHIDLYYMHRRDVNTPLEETIEAMAELVKEGKVSHLGLSEVTAAEIEQAHAIHPIAAVQSEWSLFSRDIETNVVPTAAGLGIALVPYSPLGRGFLTGAFSDATKELADNDVRRRMARFVGDNAQANAALVAPIREVAQAHEVSLAEVALAWVHSRAAAHQLPVVPIPGTRSVERLHQNLAATDLTLSDSDLAKLEGIADHVAGLRYPAGSGFSSQDRE comes from the coding sequence ATGAACACCACCATCGCCACCACCACACTCGGAACGAACGGCCCGACCGTAGGCATGCAGGGGCTTGGCTGCATGGGCATGAGCGCCTTCTACGGCCCCAGCGACGATCGCGCTTCGCGGGCCACACTGGAGGCGGCCCTGGAACGGGGGGTGACCATGTTCGACACCGCGGACATGTACGGCAACGGGGCAAACGAGGAGTTTCTCTCACCGTTCTTTCGCGCCCACCGCGACAGGGTCTTCCTTGCCACTAAATTCGGTATACGGCAGCGCAGCACCGACGTGATGGACCGTGAAATCAAGGGCGATCGAAACTATGTTCGCCACGCCGCTGAGGAAAGCCTGCGCCGACTGGGCACCGATCACATCGACTTGTACTACATGCACCGGCGCGATGTGAACACCCCACTGGAGGAGACCATCGAAGCCATGGCCGAGCTGGTGAAGGAAGGCAAAGTTTCCCACCTTGGGCTATCGGAGGTAACGGCGGCGGAAATCGAACAGGCCCACGCGATCCACCCCATCGCGGCCGTGCAATCCGAATGGTCGCTCTTCTCGCGGGATATCGAGACCAATGTCGTCCCCACCGCAGCTGGACTGGGAATAGCGTTGGTCCCGTATTCGCCGCTGGGGCGCGGATTCCTCACCGGGGCCTTTAGTGACGCCACAAAGGAGCTTGCCGACAACGACGTGCGTCGCCGCATGGCCCGCTTCGTCGGCGACAACGCCCAGGCCAACGCGGCTCTCGTCGCACCGATTCGCGAAGTCGCGCAGGCTCACGAGGTCTCCCTCGCAGAAGTCGCCCTCGCCTGGGTTCACTCCCGTGCCGCAGCACACCAACTACCCGTCGTGCCGATTCCCGGCACCCGTTCGGTGGAACGCCTCCACCAAAACCTCGCCGCGACCGATCTGACCTTGAGCGATTCCGATCTAGCCAAACTTGAGGGAATCGCCGATCACGTCGCGGGGCTACGCTACCCAGCTGGCAGTGGGTTTTCCTCCCAAGACCGGGAATAG
- a CDS encoding MerR family transcriptional regulator — translation MEVDERTPERLRELMASPPHLKPDGQDYYGIGIVAKHLNLSVHTLRWYERIGLLGDIARDERGQRRFRNSDVEWLHFINRMRLTGMPITDMVEYANLLRQGDTTIPQRQNLLEAHRQNLIASVERLQSTLAIVTYKIELCQQQFAAKDRI, via the coding sequence ATGGAGGTTGACGAGCGCACTCCGGAAAGGCTTCGGGAGCTTATGGCTTCTCCGCCGCATCTGAAACCGGATGGCCAAGACTATTACGGCATTGGAATTGTCGCCAAACATCTGAACCTTTCGGTGCACACCTTGCGTTGGTATGAGCGCATTGGGCTGCTCGGCGACATTGCCCGCGATGAACGTGGGCAGCGTCGGTTTCGCAACAGTGACGTGGAGTGGCTGCACTTCATCAACCGTATGCGGCTGACCGGCATGCCGATCACCGACATGGTCGAGTACGCGAATCTCTTGCGCCAGGGGGACACGACCATCCCGCAGCGCCAAAATCTCCTCGAAGCCCACCGACAAAACCTCATCGCGTCAGTGGAGCGACTTCAATCCACTCTCGCCATTGTCACCTACAAGATCGAGCTGTGTCAGCAGCAGTTCGCAGCAAAGGACCGGATATGA
- a CDS encoding GNAT family N-acetyltransferase — protein sequence MSEDVLTQHNSRLRALDDLLGASTELPLATDNDTLLSTDGGEALARVNRVDTDSFLAAFSAAENHQLIARVAGSEAMSDLLDQWVAQLPTRLGPDAEASLTWPSRDVAMAHLFKVHGLAPNVIVAARRSGTPIPLGTDTVTVRPLTEADLTVATQLWMEVVAWDNHFLNHPNRPATEKNIHDMLVADLDDDPWTWVAQQGSDIIGLLSLSKPERSAWVQPMVAIEPVSYLMCLGVSARARSGGVGAALVNRAHSTLEKAGIPVTLLHYNAWNPLSGPFWHRLGYRPLWTSWVRRR from the coding sequence GTGTCTGAAGACGTCTTGACCCAACACAATTCCCGCCTGAGGGCCCTAGACGACTTGCTCGGTGCGTCCACCGAACTGCCCTTGGCGACCGACAATGACACGCTCCTGTCCACCGACGGAGGTGAGGCCCTGGCCCGGGTCAACCGCGTTGACACCGATAGTTTCCTTGCCGCCTTCTCCGCGGCCGAGAATCACCAGCTCATCGCTCGCGTCGCTGGAAGCGAGGCGATGTCTGATCTGTTGGACCAATGGGTCGCTCAATTGCCAACCCGGCTTGGGCCCGACGCCGAGGCCTCCTTGACGTGGCCTAGTCGCGATGTGGCCATGGCCCACCTGTTCAAGGTGCACGGCCTCGCCCCCAATGTCATTGTCGCGGCCCGCCGCAGTGGGACACCGATCCCGTTGGGAACCGACACGGTCACGGTACGGCCGTTGACCGAAGCCGATCTCACCGTGGCCACTCAGTTGTGGATGGAGGTCGTCGCCTGGGACAACCACTTCCTCAATCACCCCAACCGCCCCGCTACCGAGAAGAACATCCACGACATGCTCGTTGCTGATCTCGACGACGACCCGTGGACGTGGGTCGCGCAGCAAGGTAGCGACATCATTGGGCTGCTGAGCCTCTCCAAGCCCGAGCGATCCGCTTGGGTGCAGCCAATGGTCGCCATCGAACCGGTCAGCTATCTCATGTGCCTTGGGGTCTCGGCTCGGGCCCGTAGCGGCGGGGTGGGGGCTGCCCTAGTCAACCGCGCTCACTCCACTCTGGAAAAAGCTGGAATTCCGGTAACGCTCTTGCACTACAATGCCTGGAATCCACTTTCGGGTCCCTTTTGGCACCGCCTCGGGTATCGGCCGTTGTGGACTAGCTGGGTTCGACGGCGTTAA
- a CDS encoding HAD family hydrolase, protein MSKSNIAAVLFDLDGTLLDHDTASATAVVTSFRAEPSITLLDEPHLIKRWEQLQETYIRRYFNGEMTFHEQRRARVRAIVQELGLGEWNQDRIDRWCEHYLETYERHWRLYSDVWPTLNQLRGERPQLCLGTVTNGDSAQQRSKLARFDLDMIFRHVTISSEVGAAKPDPAIFRLACENLDLPPDQVMYIGDRPDHDALAAQAAGLRGVWLHRADSRIAVGDYPLPKPRIGTLSDVPSLIRRGGDFPSG, encoded by the coding sequence GTGAGTAAGTCAAATATTGCCGCTGTACTCTTCGACCTCGACGGCACCCTGCTCGATCATGACACGGCCTCCGCCACCGCCGTCGTGACCTCCTTCCGAGCCGAGCCCTCGATCACGCTGCTGGATGAACCACACCTAATCAAGCGCTGGGAACAATTGCAAGAGACGTACATTCGCCGCTATTTCAACGGGGAGATGACCTTTCATGAACAGCGCCGTGCTCGCGTACGGGCGATCGTGCAAGAACTAGGGCTAGGGGAGTGGAACCAAGATCGGATCGATCGCTGGTGCGAGCACTACTTGGAAACCTACGAGCGCCACTGGCGGCTCTATTCGGACGTGTGGCCCACCCTCAACCAACTCCGCGGCGAGCGACCGCAACTGTGCTTGGGGACGGTGACGAACGGGGACTCGGCGCAGCAACGCAGCAAGCTCGCCCGTTTCGACCTGGACATGATATTTCGCCACGTCACGATCTCCAGCGAAGTAGGTGCCGCGAAGCCCGACCCAGCGATTTTTCGCCTGGCGTGCGAGAACCTCGATCTGCCACCGGATCAAGTGATGTACATCGGTGACCGACCCGACCACGATGCGCTAGCAGCCCAAGCGGCCGGCCTGCGGGGAGTGTGGCTCCATCGTGCGGATTCGCGTATCGCAGTGGGGGACTACCCGTTGCCGAAGCCACGCATTGGGACATTGTCAGACGTTCCTAGCCTGATCCGGAGGGGAGGAGATTTCCCTAGCGGGTGA
- a CDS encoding SagB family peptide dehydrogenase, with protein sequence MPYKKTKEEVASSLAEHDYLQAVGRFSMQHTMVSVYSSSTVLRPPDSVIRGRWFPNSDDFAGESALLNYRTDNTNIGFQAGVGRFFEPDAVLSSCHADLEEDLSQTIDLPKPKKLKTGLTATITSRRSSRAFNGDEVTMEELATLLHHAQGNSGELPYGDPTNPHGTVELRNAPSGGGLYPIKLFVTAFNVKGLQRGTYEYLPYAHKLSPTPTTGPDQELLWKSPDFDIEDTGFALTFVYNLYDNSRKYGDGGAVFGLIEVGAILQNLHLTRTSLALAGCDQGSYDKQLLERALRLDGHTHHVVHVTVIGQED encoded by the coding sequence ATGCCCTACAAGAAAACTAAAGAAGAGGTCGCCTCATCGCTGGCTGAGCACGACTATCTCCAAGCCGTCGGCCGCTTCTCCATGCAGCACACCATGGTCTCGGTGTACTCCTCCTCCACTGTGCTGAGACCCCCCGACTCAGTCATCCGCGGACGATGGTTTCCCAATAGCGACGACTTCGCGGGCGAATCCGCACTCCTGAACTACCGCACCGACAACACCAACATTGGTTTCCAAGCCGGGGTCGGCCGATTCTTCGAGCCAGACGCCGTCCTGTCCTCGTGCCACGCGGATTTGGAAGAAGACCTCAGCCAAACCATCGACCTCCCCAAACCCAAAAAGCTCAAGACCGGACTCACCGCCACCATCACCTCCCGGCGCTCCAGCCGAGCATTCAACGGCGACGAGGTGACGATGGAAGAACTGGCCACGCTGCTCCACCACGCCCAAGGCAACTCAGGCGAACTGCCATATGGAGACCCCACCAACCCACACGGCACCGTCGAACTACGCAACGCCCCCTCAGGAGGGGGTCTGTACCCCATCAAGCTGTTCGTTACCGCCTTCAACGTCAAGGGCCTTCAACGCGGCACGTACGAGTACCTGCCCTATGCGCACAAACTCTCTCCGACGCCGACAACGGGCCCCGATCAAGAACTGCTGTGGAAGTCCCCCGACTTCGACATAGAAGACACTGGATTCGCGCTGACATTCGTCTACAACCTCTACGACAACTCCCGCAAATATGGCGACGGCGGGGCCGTCTTTGGCCTCATCGAAGTGGGCGCCATCCTGCAAAACCTTCACCTGACGCGCACCTCACTGGCACTGGCCGGTTGCGACCAAGGTAGCTACGACAAACAACTCCTCGAGCGCGCGCTGCGGCTCGATGGACATACCCACCACGTAGTGCACGTGACCGTTATCGGCCAGGAGGACTAA
- a CDS encoding TOMM precursor leader peptide-binding protein: MTDLDPNEATIALASTARIMEDSNGLFRIRTGIWNFEEAVIDVSGESPAVAATVSALLRALATGPTQLEEHADAALLPIEKANLSKLVLDLAEAGVLISTDQRDTQDAITAALLGRLTSPYPTEEGIEQREIVFISDCEASRTQAAQQAETLGITLTSLPEEQLEALHTADLTSRINGYDTEIGIERLRETVAGKAAIVTCFQRPSIPMLRNLNRVVEDQDLPWVSSFIDGPFVSIVGIKSPHTGCFECFEQRALARLEDHVTYHEFAKSPVGRTSAQDSDAPMMGFVTVLALTEGYLYAAVGASRIAGRMLGIHLPTMEIQTQDLLRMPNCPACGRVSRQRLREINFNSRAVVDRVVSEVLQ; encoded by the coding sequence GTGACTGACCTAGACCCCAACGAAGCGACAATCGCCCTAGCTAGCACCGCCCGAATCATGGAAGACAGCAACGGCCTGTTCCGCATCCGCACCGGTATCTGGAACTTCGAAGAAGCGGTCATCGACGTCAGCGGTGAATCTCCGGCCGTCGCCGCCACCGTGTCCGCCCTACTTCGCGCTCTCGCCACAGGGCCCACCCAACTGGAGGAGCACGCAGACGCCGCCCTCCTTCCCATCGAAAAGGCCAACCTCAGCAAACTGGTCCTTGACCTGGCCGAGGCCGGGGTCCTCATATCGACCGACCAGCGCGACACTCAGGACGCCATCACCGCAGCGCTCCTAGGACGGCTCACCTCCCCCTACCCGACAGAAGAGGGCATCGAACAGCGCGAAATCGTCTTCATCTCCGACTGCGAAGCCTCTCGCACACAGGCGGCGCAACAAGCCGAAACCCTGGGAATCACCCTCACCTCGCTACCGGAGGAACAACTCGAGGCGCTACACACCGCCGACCTCACTTCGCGCATCAACGGCTACGACACCGAAATCGGCATCGAACGACTACGTGAGACCGTGGCCGGTAAGGCCGCGATCGTCACATGTTTCCAACGCCCGTCCATCCCTATGCTGCGCAACCTCAACCGCGTAGTCGAAGACCAAGACCTACCCTGGGTCTCCTCATTCATCGACGGGCCATTCGTCTCCATCGTCGGCATCAAATCGCCACACACCGGCTGCTTCGAATGCTTCGAACAGCGGGCGCTGGCGCGCCTAGAGGACCACGTCACCTATCACGAATTCGCCAAGAGCCCGGTCGGCCGCACCTCCGCGCAAGACTCCGACGCCCCCATGATGGGCTTCGTAACCGTGCTGGCGCTCACCGAGGGCTACCTGTACGCCGCAGTCGGAGCCTCCCGCATCGCCGGACGGATGCTGGGCATCCACCTGCCCACCATGGAAATCCAGACCCAAGATCTGTTGCGGATGCCAAACTGTCCAGCTTGTGGCCGCGTCTCCCGCCAGCGTCTGCGCGAGATCAATTTCAACAGTCGCGCTGTGGTCGACCGGGTCGTCTCGGAGGTGCTCCAGTGA
- a CDS encoding YcaO-like family protein, producing the protein MRIKHYPPMSRLLNQYRHIGGNQTGIMPGYFVSVADVPGEPLMRAMTATMPHYHRNIMNDPHMEVQYHLSGYGMYHEEAMIKLMGESVERYAAMVAIRLCDDEFRYASYNEISQEGPAMPLEYLGILDARQQAFLASKLHRYTDRLPDEDDVIGWVKCPSLVNPGEDFWVPAQLFFLGFTTSAMHNDLLFTPSFSTGTAAHVSLENALRNALIEAVQIDSFILNWYTDTPAPAVEMDDPDLERILTDMKLVGDEASYDLKSIYLTRPELPLPTIGVYMDRKDDKLPLISFGVQGDADPKYAFLRGTMESAAILGLGMYSAIYDTPTVHAAVNSSPYMDLDTNVLFFASPDEPERKRQIVAEQFKGSIKLSEITALESELPDLIKMVGGVSEWATYLDITPPELADTPWKVVRVLIPELLSMCLPGLPPKNHPRMKEYGGVTNEHPHPLP; encoded by the coding sequence ATGAGGATTAAGCACTACCCGCCCATGTCGCGGCTCCTCAATCAATATCGACACATCGGCGGGAACCAGACCGGCATCATGCCCGGATACTTCGTATCAGTGGCCGATGTGCCCGGTGAGCCGTTGATGAGAGCGATGACGGCGACGATGCCGCACTATCACCGCAACATCATGAACGACCCGCATATGGAGGTGCAGTATCACCTCTCCGGCTACGGGATGTACCACGAAGAGGCCATGATCAAGCTCATGGGCGAGTCGGTGGAACGCTATGCGGCGATGGTGGCGATTCGCCTGTGCGACGATGAGTTCCGTTATGCCTCCTATAACGAGATCAGCCAGGAGGGTCCGGCGATGCCGCTGGAGTACTTGGGGATTCTCGATGCGCGACAACAGGCGTTCTTGGCGAGTAAATTGCACCGTTATACCGACCGTCTGCCCGATGAGGACGATGTGATCGGTTGGGTGAAGTGTCCATCGTTGGTCAATCCCGGAGAGGATTTCTGGGTTCCGGCGCAGTTGTTCTTCTTGGGGTTCACCACCAGCGCCATGCACAATGACCTGTTGTTCACTCCGTCGTTTTCGACCGGCACGGCCGCACATGTGAGCTTGGAGAACGCTCTGCGCAATGCCTTGATCGAGGCGGTACAGATCGACTCGTTCATTCTCAACTGGTATACCGACACCCCGGCTCCGGCCGTTGAAATGGACGATCCGGATCTGGAGCGCATTCTCACCGACATGAAACTGGTGGGCGATGAGGCCTCTTACGACCTGAAGTCCATCTATTTGACGCGTCCGGAGTTGCCGCTGCCGACCATCGGCGTGTACATGGACCGCAAGGATGACAAGCTGCCGCTGATTAGCTTCGGAGTGCAGGGCGACGCCGACCCGAAGTACGCGTTCCTTCGCGGAACGATGGAGAGCGCGGCGATCCTGGGGCTGGGTATGTACTCGGCCATCTACGATACGCCCACGGTGCACGCGGCGGTGAATTCCTCGCCGTACATGGATTTGGACACGAACGTGCTGTTCTTCGCCAGTCCCGACGAACCGGAGCGTAAAAGGCAGATCGTGGCCGAGCAGTTCAAGGGTTCGATCAAGCTCTCCGAGATCACGGCGCTGGAGAGCGAGCTGCCCGACCTGATCAAGATGGTCGGCGGTGTGTCGGAGTGGGCGACGTATTTGGACATCACGCCGCCGGAGCTGGCGGACACGCCGTGGAAGGTGGTGCGGGTGCTGATTCCGGAGCTGCTGAGCATGTGTCTGCCGGGTCTGCCTCCGAAGAACCACCCGCGGATGAAGGAATACGGCGGAGTCACTAATGAGCACCCCCATCCTCTCCCTTAG